The following proteins come from a genomic window of Oncorhynchus masou masou isolate Uvic2021 chromosome 25, UVic_Omas_1.1, whole genome shotgun sequence:
- the pes gene encoding pescadillo: MGGLQKKKYERGSATNYITRNKARKKLQLSLADFRRLCILKGIYPHEPKHKKKVNKGSTAPRTFYLFKDIRFLLHEPIVRKFREYKVFVRKLRKAYGKAEWTGVERLRDNKPGYKLDHIIKERYPTFIDALRDIDDALSMCFLFSTFARTGKCHVQTITLCRRLTVEWMNYVVTSRSLRKVFLSIKGIYYQAEVLGQLITWLVPYQFAHDHPTDVDYRVMATFTEMYTTLFGFINFRLYQTLNLVYPPKLDSKAESELKAEHEEDYAMDSESYLEKLSALSASLARVVATAEEEENQLDLFPTEGEDQENMQAREKEQKEQEAQKRLFEGLKFFLNREVPRESLAFILRCFGAEVSWDKSLCIGGTYEVTDETITHQIVDRPDMDKQYINRYYIQPQWVFDSVNAQMRLPVEDYFLGTTLPPHLSPFVEEKDGDYVPPEKLKLMALQRGEKPVQEDEEEEDEDEEEEDDDDDEEEDDVDDEELTEEKNLKKMEGTRAQGKTLAVKVTPGKVKPWETGSVGNKVRLEQEEKAEEKRLAIMMMKKKEKYLYDKIMFGKKRTTREVNKLTAKRKAHEDASKSQKKQKKAKKQ; the protein is encoded by the exons ATGGGGGGTCTACAGAAAAAGAAG TATGAGAGGGGCTCTGCCACCAACTACATCACACGGAACAAAGCCCGCAAGAAGCTGCAGCTAAGCCTGGCAGATTTCAG ACGCCTGTGTATTCTGAAAGGCATCTACCCTCATGAGCCTAAGCACAAGAAGAAGGTGAACAAGGGTTCCACGGCCCCCCGCACATTCTACCTGTTCAAAGACATCCGGTTCCTCCTGCACGAGCCCATCGTTCGAAAGTTCAGAGAGTACAAG GTGTTTGTGCGTAAACTGAGGAAGGCATATGGAAAGGCGGAATGGACAGGggtggagagactgagagataaCAAGCCTGGCTACAAACTGGACCACATCATCAAGGAGAG GTACCCCACTTTCATCGATGCCCTCCGTGACATCGACGACGCCCTCTCTATGTGCTTCCTGTTCTCCACCTTTGCCCGCACGGGGAAGTGCCACGTCCAGACCATCACGCTGTGCCGACGCCTCACTGTGGAGTGGATGAACTACGTAGTCACATCTCGCTCTCTCAGGAAG GTTTTCCTCTCCATCAAGGGGATTTACTATCAGGCAGAGGTCCTTGGACAGCTCATCACCTGGCTCGTGCCCTACCAGTTTGCCCATGAT CACCCGACAGATGTGGACTACAGAGTAATGGCCACCTTCACAGAGATGTACACGACCCTCTTTGGCTTCATTAACTTCCGCCTCTACCAGACCCTCAACCTGGTCTACCCGCCCAAG CTGGACAGCAAAGCTGAGTCGGAGCTGAAGGCAGAGCACGAGGAGGACTACGCTATGGACTCAGAGAGCTACTTGGAG AAACTGTCAGCCCTGAGTGCCAGCCTGGCACGGGTGGTCGCCAccgcagaggaggaggagaaccagcTGGACCTTTTCCCTACCGAGGGG GAGGACCAGGAGAATATGCAGGCCAGAGAGAAGGAGCAGAAAGAGCAGGAGGCCCAGAAAAGGCTTTTTGAAGGGCTCAAGTTCTTCTTGAACAGGGAAGTTCCCAGAGAGTCACTGGCTTTTATCCTGAG GTGTTTTGGTGCCGAGGTGTCCTGGGACAAGTCCCTCTGCATCGGTGGCACCTATGAAGTCACAGACGAGACAATCACTCATCAGATTGTAGACAGGCCTGACATGGACAAGCAGTACATTAACAG GTACTACATCCAGCCCCAGTGGGTGTTTGACTCCGTCAACGCCCAGATGCGCCTGCCCGTTGAGGACTACTTCCTGGGGACGACGCTGCCTCCCCACCTCTCGCCCTTCGTGGAGGAGAAAGACGGTGACTACGTGCCCCCGGAGAAGTTAAAGCTCATGGCCCTGCAGCGGGGGGAGAAGCCCG TAcaagaggatgaagaagaggaggatgaggatgaagaggaggaggatgatgatgatgatgaagaggaggatgatgtgGACGATGAAGAGTTGACAGAGGAGAAGAATCTGAAGAAGATGGAGGGTACGCGAGCCCAGGGCAAG ACTTTGGCGGTGAAGGTGACCCCCGGCAAAGTGAAACCCTGGGAAACTGGTTCCGTGGGGAACAAGGTGCGCCTTGAGCAGGAGGAGAAGGCAGAGGAGAAGCGTCTGGCCATCATGATgatgaagaagaaggagaagtaCCTGTACGACAAGATCATGTTTGGCAAGAAGAGGACGACCCGAGAG GTTAACAAACTGACGGCCAAGAGAAAGGCCCACGAAGACGCCAGCAAGTCTCAGAAGAAGCAGAAAAAAGCCAAGAAGCAGTAG